cctcctcgactggctgacctctctattgcaccttcgctgaagctatgtcctttgacctcaactttcgaacctgccaatccaaaatggccaccggctccacatcataactCAAATCTCCATCCAATTGAAcaatgctgaaatccaaaacataagaCAGATCGCTgacatacttccgaagcatagaaatatgaaataatggatgcacactcgacaaactaggtggcaaggcaagcttgtaacccacctctccaatcctctggaTTACCTCAAAATGCCCAATATACCgaaggctcaactttcccttcttcctgaacctcataacacccttcatgggtgaaaccttgagcagtaccttttCCCAACCCAtgaaagcaacatcacgaaccttcttgtcggcataactcttctgtctagactgcgccgtgcgaagctgatcctgaatcaattgaaccttgtccaaagcatcctgaaccaagttaatacccaatagcctagcctcgcctagctcaaaccaacccactggagatatACAccttctcccatacaaagcctcatacagagccatctgaattctcgattggtaactgttgttgtaggcaaactccgcgagcggcagaaaATGATCCTATAAACCctcgaaatcaatgacacaagcgcgtagcatgtcctccaatatctcaatactgcactcggactgtccatccatctgagggtgacatgttgtactcaactcaacctgggtgcccaactctcgttgcacggctctccaaaattgcGACGTAAACTGCATGCCcggatctgaaatgatggacactggcccACCGTAAAGGTGAACGATCTGTAGgatgtaaatcttagccaaccgctctgaagaataagtagtcccaactggaatgaagtgtgcggacttggtcagccgatccataatcacacaaatagcatagaacttcctcaaagtccgtgggagcccaactacaaaatccatggtgatctgctcccatttccactctagaatctctagactctgaagcaatccacccggtctctgatgctcatacttcacctgctgatagttaaggcgccgagctccaaatctcactatatccttcttcatccttctccaccaataatgctgcctcaagtcttggtaTATCTttgcgacacctggatgaatggaatatcgcaaactgtgggcctcctcaagaatcaactcatgtagcccatctacattaggcacacaaatccaaccatgcatcctcaataccccatcatccacAATAGTAACATCTcgggcatcaccgtgttgaactgtgtccttaaggacaagcaaatggggatcatcatactggcgctctctgatgcgatcatattaGGAAGtccgagaaaccacataagctagaacctgactgggctccgagacatctaatctcacgaactggttggccaaggcttgaacatcaactacaagcggtctctcaccaataggaatgaatgtaaggttacccatactcactgccttcccactcaaggcatcggtcaccacattagccttctcgGGATTATActgaatagtgatatcatagtcctttagcatctCCAACCATCTATGTTGTCTCAAATTTTGATCCTTTACTTtaaacaagtgctggagactccgatgatccgtaaatacctcagaagacacaccgtagagataatgcctccaaatcttcaatgcatgaatgatggcagccaactccaaatcatggacagggtagttcttctcatggggcttcaactgacgcgaagcataagaaatcactctacctCGCTATATAAAGACACACCCAATATCAATctgagaagcatcataatacactgtataagagcctgaagctgaaggcaagactagaactggagctgtggtcaagacagtcttgagcttctgaaagctctcctcacactcattcgaccacctgaaaATTGCACCCTTCTGGTTCAATTTGGTCAAtagcgatgcaatagatgagaaaccctccacgaagcgacgataataaccagccaagccgagaaatctctgaatctccgtagctgaggatggtctaggccaactctgaaccgcctctaccttcttcgaatccacctgaatcccctcattggacaccacgtgccccaagaatgccactgaactaagccaaaactcacacttggagaacttggcataaagcttctcctccctcaaccgctgcaacataactctcaaatgttgtgcatgctcctcctggctacgagagtacaccaggatattatcaatgaacactatgatagacgagtcaagataaggctgaaatacaatgttcatcagatgcatgaatacTGCTAgggagttggtcagcccaaaagacatcacaaggaactcataatgaccataacgggtcctgaatgttgtctttagaatatccgagtctcgaatcttcaactagtgatacccagacctcaaatcaatcttggagaacaccctggctccctgaagctggtcaaatagatcatcaatgtgcggcaaaggatacttgttcttggttgtaactttgttcaactgcctataatcgatgcacatccgcatagtaccatatttcttcttcacaaataggatTGGTGtgccccaaggagacacactaggcctaataaaccccttatcaaggagttcctgaagctgctctttcaattccttcaactcagcttgCGCCATACGAttcggaggaatagaaatgggctgagtgctcgacaccaagtcaataccaaagtcaatatctttgttgggcgacatgcccggcaggtctgcaggaaacacatccggaaaatctctcaccaccagaacagaatcaatagaaggagtatcagcactaacatccctcacaaaggtcaaataagataaacaacccttcgcaaccatccgttgggccttcaaatatgaaatcacacTACTtagaacatagtctagagaacctctccactcgatccttggcaaccccggcattgccaatgtcacggtcttagcgtgacaatccagaacatcatgacatggaaacaaccaattcatacccatgatcacgtcgaaatcaatcatactaagtaataagagatcaactatagcctccaatcccccaatagtcactacacatgaccgatatacacggtccacaataatagtatcgcccactggcgtagatacatgaataaaTGAAACTAAGGagtcacagggcatatccaaataatgagaaaaatatgatgatatatacgaataagtgaaaccaggttcaaataatacagaggcatccctgtggaatactaagacaatacctgagatcactgcatctgaggcaacatcatctggtctggcaggaataacatagaatTGGGTCTGACCGCCAACGCCTCATGAAAGAccagaatcacaatgggcacagctagtGCCTGAGTTGGCCCCGCTGGCTCAACCACATTGGAAACCTGCTCCTGGActggagcaactagtggatctgcaggtgctgctctagctactGTATGAGTTGCACCTTTGCCCCTACCGCGACCCCTACCGCGACcttggcctctcgtggccctagctggtggtactggtggctggccatcctgtccggtagcacgtgtcctcactattTGTGAGGGAATAGAACACcaaatatttagtgattgtaatcaacaaatttgcacgacaagaatacaagaatgtgaagtttcctaagggttcggcagcctactaaacctgctcatgactaaaccggaactttcacaaatgaaatcataagggtttggcagcctactaatacaggcgtctccgtaccgatctgcaagactctactaaaccttctcatgactTGGGAGACCTATGTAAcgtaggctttgataccaacttgtcacgatccaaaaccaacctatcgtgatggcgcctatcatggtactaggcaagccgactacgtAGATATTTACAACACTCTAAAGATTTGAAAGATACGAAATCAGTTATAATTAAGGAAAACCTTTTTAACAACAAGGTAagaaataatattttaatacaaaatctctcccaaaattgggatgtcaccgagtacatgagcatctacataaaaACACAGTCTAATACACTATCTAAGAAATAAAAACTGAAACATAAAATGGAAGATAAggagggagagtcaaggtctgcgaatgccaagcagctacctcgatagtctccgaaaatccgaactccacaactcagcaaccACCGTGACCGGAAgctcctggatctgcacatgaggtgcagggtgtagagTGAGTACAAcctactcaataagtaacaaatctaacctacagactgaaaggtagtgacaaaTTCAGTAGgtacagttcaatatagaaataatagtaccgaaatgtaggcatgttttcaagttctacagtaaaatagatcaaattctgaatgatatgaggagtaTGACCTCTCAATATCTaaatgccaatgcacatgctgtatgtgatgcaccacgCTGAAAGCCTCATGTACTCACACACTCGAAATACTCAAtcgctcagtactgtatatggccaatccagcccatggaagatccatcccatatatatatatatatatgtcgactGACAGTCAATCACTCAGTACAGTATAAGGCCAATCTTTCCCAGGGGAAGGTCCATCCCCatatataaatgattcggacaagatccatgtccagtgaagattcatccctcaatataatcaattgcgctcattgggggtgtgtacagactccggaggggcttcttcagcccaagcgctataataagctagatccaggcataaatcagtaaacatgttgcggcgtgcagcttgATCCCATAACTATCACTCTCAATCAGGCActcagccttactcagtcatcaatctttccagtctctctctctctctctctctctctctctctctctatggcTCACAATGTCGTGAAGCTAGCCCAAAAAGGACGATATGATATAGCAATAAATAGCAACGGAGACTGAGATATCATATGCattgaataaatatgactgagtatgaaatgtcaATGAAATCAATAAGTCAACAACAAGGAAACGACTACTATGGGTCCCAGCAGTATTAATAACctatacatgatttctagcatgattggcagctcaattactttatcacatgatgaaaacatggatattaACAAGATAAATCCACTatatagttccatggaatcgTCTAGGTCACAgttcttacggtgcacgcccacacacccatcacttggcatgtgcgtcacctcaacaccaatcatataacacataattcgggggtTCGAACACTCAGGGCCAAGTTTAAAAgtgatacttacctcaatccgagcaaatccaTACTCCAACGCATCTTTGCCTTGCGAAACATCCTCTAAATGCCTCGAATTTAGCCACAAACAAtgtgatacaatcaacacgagctaaaggaatcaattccataagaaaatactaaattattaatcaaaagtcaaaagtcgactcaaaagccggccccTGAGCCCACATctagaaatccgataaaagtcacaaaacccgaaagccaattcatccacgagtccaaccatatcaaatttatcaaaatccgacaccaaatcgtcacccaaatccccaaatcaaactctctaaatcactagcctcaaactctcaatttacacattaaatacacaccaactaggtgaaaaaatcgatggggaaataatattattgatcaaaaatgagcacaagagacttacctcaagaaacccctcgaaaatcctctcaagaatcgcccaaacccgagcttgaaatgtttaaaatgaagcaaaatcatGAACCCTTGAATTTAAGTGTTCTATCcagcccttccgcttctgcggagacttAACCGCAtttgcggcatcgcagaagcgacattccACCCACTTCTGCAGTGAACCACTGGAACTGGGCTTCCGCTTCTACGGTCATCGCCCTcgcatctgcgcaatcgcaggtgcgtaTTTCCCATCGCACCTGTGCACCCTTTGCTTCTGCGCCTATCACACTGCACTTGCGGCCACGCAGGTGTAGAAAACTTCTCACACCTGCGACCACAGTCCTCCCCaatcttggccgcatctgcgctcctcaTCTTGCACCTGcaatcaaagctccgcaggtgcaatCACATCAGCACACTCCCTGCTTCAGCCATGCACCAAGTCCCATTTTCGATCCgaaaaccatccgaaatcaacccgaggcccccaagacctcaaccaaacataccaacaagtcctaaaacatgatacaatcTTAGTctagccctcaaatcacctcaaacaacatcaaaaacacgaatcgcacaccgattcaagcctattaaaactaaggaaattttaacttctacaaataacgctgaaacctatcaaatcacgtccgattgaccccaaattttgcatacaggtcacatttgacattatagacctactccaacttccggaattgaaatctgaccccgatatcaaaaagtccactcccaatcaaactttccaaaaatctaatttttaccatttcaagcctaattccactacgaacctccaaaccccaatccggacacactcctaagtccaaaatacccaacggaactaacagaaccatcaaaattctattatggAGTCGTTTagacataagtcaacatccggtcaacctttttaacttaagcttccaactttgagattaagtgtctcaattcattacaaaacctcaccggacccgaaccaactaccccgccAAGTCACATagcagttataaagtacaaaatgagcagtaaatgagggaacggggctacaactctcaaaacaatcggccgggtcgttacactatcatgggtaaatgaaccggaaaggccgtcatgagataactagtattaaacataagagaatacttgaCATAGGACAacccaacatggtatacaaacttatacatgtgacatacgggcctaaaggactgaaatgatcatttgtacactcaaaacattggctgacaaggccatacagtcatccatatacatgacatctgtctactagcctctaagagtacataaatgtcataaaggctGGGGCAGAGGCCCGCCATACAAATcattacatgtccaaagcatactgaccgaATAGGCAACTctagagcaagtggagtgcaccaacaccttctattaagctgatagcctactaggaggactgtcaacctgtctatctggacttgcgggcatgaaatgcagcgtcctcaGGAAAAATGAACATCAATACAAacaaagtaccgagtatgtaaggcattaaaagaagtatataaaagacatgaaagaaatatggagtaaaggactcaacctataAGTCTGAATAGCACAGTGAATCATGAAAACTTTATAGTgtcatgtatatgcgtataaatgtcatatcatgcataggtatatgcgtacataacatcatcaagcctctgcgggcatcccataccccatatacatataatatacgtgtatataatgccatctagtcatgggtcaatgtacatgtataaacgaatgcaatgcaatgcataaggaagtaagtcgataagatctctcggaatgtcataagatcaatatgccttcgattaatatcataaaataaactttatcaacttacatattttctgagacccatgaacatgtgatataataataggacacatggggaatcaagaacataggcacccctagtacttctaagaatagagtcatttgtgaaagttccgCGTtttctcgttttgtttgtatcatatgggtcatgccaaaaggaaaagaagggatagcattAACATACCTTTGTTACTTGGCTAACAATAGGTCACGAGTTCTAGTGCGCTCTATGAATGATAATCTACATTGTATAAATGATTTGGATCACAATCGAATCAATAAACCAATAATTGGATTCACTACGACATTTTATCGAACACTTAAAGTGCATAAGCGTCATATCATCCTACAATGGCAATTAAACACTACTAGCTCTTCTCCTATACTCACAACACAACCACTATCACAAACAACTATACTTCACAATTTTCAGCCATAGGATACCTTAAAAACCCACTCAAAACCGTTCAACAACTACAACACTTCATCAATGGAGATAAACCTTAGCTTTCCTAGTCACCTTTATTAATTCAACTAAACAAGACATAGATGACATTGAATACATAGTGGTAGTTAAATCTTACCTCAATGATGAAGAACATAGCAGCACCTATGAAGCTAAGAACATGGCATCAACTGTGGAGGCTAAAAAGATGGCAGCAACTTTGAAGCCAAAACGTAGCAGCAACTAGGTTTCATCTAATTTCCCCCAATTGGTCTACTTgaaatctttatatatatatatatatatatatatatatatatatatatgtagaagTAGCTTAGATTTCTGCTAGACTAAGTTAAATAGGAGAGGTGGCCCACTTAGTTAATTCAATGCTTATCCCAAAAGTATGTGGATACATAAGACAAAGCTGGTGGACTTAGTAATATTATAATTAATCCCCCCTTTACTATGGGGtataacatcgacgtaatactatggagtgtaacatcatttccccctttggaacattcgtcctcgaatgttgatgatgcgcttatcagtctcataacctacagtccttacgaatactttaatattgtccttgttATTTAGGCAACTGTtgtgtgaataaatccaaagtctagggcattcccccctttaggcctctttctcacaccacgacttgtggtcgaaattcttccaatctcataactgttgctaccttttgtCATGCAACCTGTACGACTCTGCCCTTTTATCTGCACCTATGctatcttctctcctttttcctctagcttttagccaatctctaggcctcactttgtgaacatatgtagtactatgacaagttgtccctctgggaaTCTGTAGGTGTACTAAAGTTGTTCGCTcgatactttgtcgaacttacgactattctatattttgtttcatagactcagttatctatccttatggctttactgcatctaggtaggtcatactataccataactcttactttggttttattattatcgaggttttctacccaactccaggttattCTCTCACTGCTTTATGCtacatgtataaatctaagtcctttaatgcttcctcattattgttcatcttaaaaatgatagcctaatctcatctcatactttggaacttttatccatcgATTGGTGATTCACCTCAAATTTTATCTATAATCTACcaatgataacttgaaacctcttacgtaacacattgtcactagggctcacatctcatcggggaacatctgaaataaTTTGCCTAATCCACCTaagggcgatactatacttcaataaccatgGTTCATGGCATCCCAATGTGGTTCATCTTATGGgaggggggtattctaatcccgtgtaATTTATGAAATCCCTTCTCTatgaatcattactcaatcgaaggcctaaacgccattctcttatcatttatcacaattacactttTATTCTACTACCACAGTGTCATGCCCTAACCTCAGGGAGCGCGATCGATgttcaaccgagataccccaggTAAGCAAGCttgctagatgccttctacccaaccttgcccattaacaacaTAAGAATCaatacaagtgatagacatgagaagatttaagtgttccacattctttttccattactaaaggatattcatttatgattttcaaaatattacaagtttatatatacgatgaaaaatatgtttgcccaaataccaacacttactagtttaattcccaacatcaaacaccacccacaacctgtctacggagccgcCTACGTATCCGAACGGAATCAGGTTTGAATGTAGTTTGAGGGTAATAGAATGATAAATGAATTATGATgatgaccgagcctgactcaggtagcctatgtatccaaatggaattAGGTCAAAACATCGTTTGATTATAATAGATTGTAAGTCCCCGTTAAATTTCACCAAGGAATttgaggttttgtggtgccgaggtagacttatgtgtttgaggactaTAGAAATTCTTCACAGCTTGCAAGCTCTGCATGGTACAgacgttttgggttgaagaatgatCTGAGGAGTGGATGGAAaattttggcagaagaaggcaattttgcggtctgtttcgcgaccgcagaaccgtttcACGGGCTGCATAATCATCGCGGAGTTGAGCAGAaagttgttgaattttgaaggtcattttgcggtccattctgcgatcgcatataaaTTTCGTGGTCCGTATTTTTCCGTCGCAGATTTGGCACGAAGAATTTTGTTGGGTCATTCTGCgatccattttgcggccgcataaatgGTCTGAGGATCGCTGACCTGTCGCAGACCGGTCTAGACCATCCCAGTTCTTGGtatcatttttgcggtccattttgcgggctGCATATCTGTTATGCGGGGATTCTACGACCgtagacctgagttcggagggtccatttttctatttttataacccgaccccattttaataaatagcctttaGGGCTTCTTTTGGAAAGActgtctgatgattttagagagaggtaagagcattttagagagagaaggaggaaatctagcattctaatcatccaatcttgcaccaaccttcaagaatcaaggaagtcaaCCACTAGATTATCAgctatccgggtaagtcctactcctaagctttcatgcaagaggttgtgagttcaagtatattgtgggggttggaaataggccatacatgtgacaataggttgtagtatgtgggattaatgaaccattttggttagtttcttgttgaatttggttgagggaggaagggattaccattgtagagctttatagtctattttgcatactaggtgtttgacaaaattcctaagagagttacaccatgtgaatccttctaattattatctgatttttgctATATTCCTATCGATTGTTATTGCAAGAAGTGTTGAGACATTGTACTAACTTAAGGAAATCTcagacaaggtatgttggctaaactactctcttagaaatgaattccatgatgttcccgtaagtttcaagtatggttggctcaagttccttattcccatgttccgagttgttcccaataaattcgattgtctcgagtaagcaaagtgtcgagaattatgtattcaaaatgtgttccgaatgttcctatcacattatggtATTcgttgggaatgtgttcaagaatgatatgtgtattaaaatgttatggctttgagtcgtgtttcaaatgaaagtccattatgctcAACTTGGAAGGAATACTCAATGCGTCtaaaactcctattgctcatatatATACTTAAGGCCTTGATTTTGAATGTtcatattgttgataatctataaagatgcttgaaagtgaaagaagtgagatgGGGGTATAAAGTATGGTCAACGTACCAAGGATGAAAATTATgtttgtggccaatggtgccaaggaaatgaagtgatgtgagaaaggttatgaaatgagccttgattcaactgttccaaattgacttcaaaaatagatttgcctaaaagcttatgtactcaagtcatgcctaAATGTTGCTattttaactaatgttatgctttgtaagtatttccaatgtgttttgagctcttacatattcatgagttaaaattgtgtatttcccttttggggaagtatttcaagaataaatgatgtgttactcgattatgattttaacttgtgcttcgattacCAACCATtatactccatttcttggaaagaaatccattatgtttaaagttttcattactagggtggtatttgatgttgggatttgaactagaaatgttggtatttggcaaacatgtttttcattatatctataaacttgtaatatttttgggaatcataaatgaatatcctttgagtaatggaaaaagaatgtggaatACTTGacttttctcatgtctatcatttgtattgattcttatattgttaatgggctacgttgggtagaaggcatctagtaggcttgctcggctggggtattccggttgagcaccggtcgcgctccccgaggtcggggcgtgacatagaTGCACAATGATAAGAAATTGAAATAAAGtggccgagtctgactcagactgcctacgtatccaaatggaatcaggccaaaacgtagttcaattacaatagatgactgaatccgatatgaattgcctacgtattcctaccaaaggaaatcaagtcgtgGCATAGTTCTTAGTACATACAAAAtactttttggattttctattacaaaagaaGAAAGGAGATAAGGGAGACAGACcgaaccctacgtgggttgcctacgtatcccaccGTGGGAAGTCAGGTCGGGTGTAGTTCCTTTACAACCAAACCCTAATTCTATTGTCTTCAAATGTAGTATATATTGATTGAATCTGAGTTGATGGGCTTTCTGTTGATTCTGTCGTCCATTTCTGATAGGATCAATGCTCCTCCCGACAACACTCAATGAACCACATAAGGACCCTGCCAATTCAGCTTGAACTTTCCCTTGGCTTCTTCTTGATAAGGGGATATCTTCTTCGAAACCAACTACCCCGATGTGAATTGCCAAGGTTTCACCTTTTTGTTGAATGCGCTGGCCATCCTACTGCTGACCGTGGCATACTGCATCCATTTTCTCTTTTCATCGATGGGCATAAGTTGCTCCCGCCTAACTCGTATCCATTCTGGGTCATCTAACTTGGCTTCTTGAATGACCCTCAAAGAAGGTATCTCGACCTCTGTGGGTATCACAGCTTTGGTACCATATAACAACATGTATGATGTTGCTCCGATGGATGTTCTCATAGTGGTCCGATAAACCAATAAAGCAAAGGATAATTTCTCGTGCCACTgtctgtgattgtccactatctttcgcaAGATCctcttgatgtttttgttggtTGCTTCGGTTGCTCCATTCATTTGCAACCGGTACGCTATGGAATTACGGTGGATGATTCTGAACTTTTCGCAAATCTCCCTCATGAGATCTCTATTGAAGTTGATTGCATTGTTAGTGATGATTGACTCTGGGATCCCGAATCGGCAGACTATGTTGTTACAGATGAAATCTTCTACCACCTTCTTTGTAATGGCTTTGTATGTAGAAGCtttgacccattttgtgaagtag
This sequence is a window from Nicotiana tomentosiformis chromosome 5, ASM39032v3, whole genome shotgun sequence. Protein-coding genes within it:
- the LOC138892421 gene encoding uncharacterized protein, producing the protein MSPNKDIDFGIDLVSSTQPISIPPNRMAQAELKELKEQLQELLDKGFIRPSVSPWGTPILFVKKKYGTMRMWSNECEESFQKLKTVLTTAPVLVLPSASGSYTVYYDASQIDIGERQYDDPHLLVLKDTVQHGDARDVTIVDDGVLRMHGWICVPNVDGLHELILEEAHSLRYSIHPGVAKIYQDLRQHYWWRRMKKDIDQLRTAQSRQKSYADKKVRDVAFMGWEKVLLKVSPMKGVMRFRKKGKLSLRYIGHFEVIQRIGEVGYKLALPPSLSSVHPLFHISMLRKYVSDLSYVLDFSIVQLDGDLSYDVEPVAILDWQVRKLRSKDIASAKIWPKTSDKDEKGEENRDEKETKIEAAGVMANVNGGQPPPATSSTAAMARRMDERGAVAVAMI